A genomic window from Silurus meridionalis isolate SWU-2019-XX chromosome 21, ASM1480568v1, whole genome shotgun sequence includes:
- the LOC124375559 gene encoding CD48 antigen: MDKTHKCYMQNRWLWMSLIISALMPGVIGSSMESNWVVHFPVNPIHAPRGSSVTLPCTYDFPNESRSRTVQSEMWCRNQDLCLTATYVYHSANIFPDPAFRGRVQYLGSLGSRNCSLRISKLRVKDSGVYVFRFITNHPVRKLPRQKGLTLKVTDAPGNTSVTVTSSGLIAEGTSVSLFCSSFNTSAHTNFTWFQRNETTTLRGTGQKLTIGHLSSRDSGLYTCVAQNIWGSDYANITLTIQKEKGNSSSSTVIIVFGLIILLTVIIAVIICIKRHMASKTFHRARNDNDNL; this comes from the exons ATGGACAAGACGCATAAGTGCTACATGCAGAACAGATGGCTGTGGATGTCTCTGATTATTTCAG CTTTAATGCCTGGAGTGATTGGGTCGTCCATGGAAAGTAATTGGGTGGTCCATTTTCCGGTGAACCCTATTCACGCTCCTCGTGGTTCTTCAGTGACGCTCCCCTGCACTTATGACTTCCCCAATGAATCCAGGTCACGAACTGTCCAGTCTGAGATGTGGTGTCGAAACCAGGACCTGTGCCTCACAGCGACCTACGTGTACCACAGCGCAAACATCTTCCCCGATCCTGCGTTCCGGGGCCGGGTCCAGTACCTCGGCTCACTCGGCTCCAGGAACTGCTCTCTCAGGATCAGTAAGCTGAGGGTGAAGGACAGTGGCGTGTACGTGTTCCGCTTCATCACCAACCACCCTGTGCGAAAACTGCCAAGGCAGAAGGGCCTGACGTTGAAAGTGACAG acGCCCCAGGAAACACTTCAGTGACGGTCACCAGCTCGGGTCTGATTGCTGAGGGAACGTCAGTCAGCCTGTTCTGTTCAAGCTTTAACACCTCAGCACATACCAACTTCACGTGGTTCCAGAGGAACGAAACCACAACTTTAAGAGGCACAGGTCAGAAGCTGACTATAGGGCACCTCAGTTCTCGAGACAGCGGCTTGTACACCTGCGTAGCCCAAAACATCTGGGGCTCAGACTACGCTAATATCACACTCACCATCCAGAAAG aaaaagGAAACAGCTCTTCCTCCACTGTTATCATTGTGTTTGGATTAATCATCCTGCTCACAGTAATAATTGCTGTTATCATTTGTATTAAAAG acacATGGCTTCAAAAACCTTCCACAGGGCACGTAATGACAACGACAACCTCTGA